A window from Citrus sinensis cultivar Valencia sweet orange chromosome 3, DVS_A1.0, whole genome shotgun sequence encodes these proteins:
- the LOC127900602 gene encoding uncharacterized protein LOC127900602, protein MYWNVQGAASVDFRRSFRTIVKNYNPSLVVLMEPRISGVKADDFIKKSGFDQSHRVEAVGFAGGIWILWQSYIEVKVMLNHRQFIHFKICRNNTFMSWVTAVYASPNPMLRRQLWKHMDSIAMSIQGPWLIGEDFNSILYASEKQGGATRNSGVCGNFRQWFDGHRIFDLKFKGPRFTWSRGLLFKRLHRALCNSDWLIKFADNYVLHLPKVASDHRPVLVRFAGAEYRHQGIRPFRFLAPWLTHEHFNSFVKKVWDPQAHYRDAASHFVQAV, encoded by the coding sequence ATGTATTGGAATGTCCAAGGGGCAGCCTCGGTTGATTTTCGGCGCTCATTCAGGACAATTGTTAAAAACTACAACCCATCCTTGGTGGTTTTAATGGAACCTCGCATTAGTGGGGTCAAAGCAGATGATTTCATTAAGAAGAGTGGTTTCGACCAGTCCCATCGAGTGGAAGCAGTGGGCTTTGCGGGTGGAATTTGGATTCTTTGGCAGAGTTACATAGAGGTGAAGGTGATGCTGAACCATAGGCAATTTATCCACTTTAAAATATGTAGGAATAATACTTTTATGTCTTGGGTAACGGCGGTGTATGCTAGCCCAAACCCAATGTTGCGGAGACAGCTGTGGAAGCATATGGATAGCATTGCTATGTCAATTCAAGGGCCTTGGCTAATTGGTGAGGACTTTAATTCTATATTGTATGCTTCTGAGAAGCAGGGGGGTGCTACACGGAATTCAGGAGTTTGCGGTAATTTCCGGCAGTGGTTTGATGGGCACCGAATTTttgatctaaaatttaaaGGCCCTCGGTTTACTTGGTCTCGTGGACTTCTGTTTAAACGACTTCACAGAGCTCTCTGTAATAGTGATtggttaataaaatttgcgGACAATTATGTTCTTCACCTTCCGAAGGTTGCTTCAGATCATAGGCCAGTTCTGGTTCGTTTTGCGGGAGCTGAGTACAGACACCAGGGGATTAGGCCTTTCCGATTTTTGGCACCCTGGTTGACTCATGAGcacttcaattcttttgttaaGAAAGTTTGGGATCCTCAAGCCCATTATAGAGATGCGGCGTCCCATTTTGTCCAGGCGGTCTAA
- the LOC107177139 gene encoding uncharacterized protein LOC107177139, which produces MESSEKSGRGKNPCTRGIFPPPFRESRTTKKARFRDEEVADDTPVHVSYKETLVNSSRAMETGYDGGAGDWEFEEGDVTENKDGPMPSITFSDMVHEKLCEPWQNSVIVKLLGRTIGYRTLCTRLNAMWKTTMTYSVIDLENNYFLVRFRSATDAVDALTKGPWIIMGHYLTVQPWTLSFDAKTTDIEQVNVWICLPKLAVHLYNRKVLQKLGELVGTVMKIDSNTASSARGRFARIAVRLSLAKPLVSQFVLDGKVQKVEYEGLPVICFTCGRYGYSSSSCKGLNSATNSGEGVQPQPNTQPQGNTVQPDDHGNIDSNAESFGPWMIATRKGRKFNSGKDINNGLTKNRENTGAGVSRFQILEQVTDDREHPTHAAVIDNPSTSHQPNTANPYPIFTANHEDRTKTPARRKQHTTAVTAKPQKKTPASSLNPIRNPFQQTTFTLREENTNYLPHANPRTESCLNPQLNPSHQ; this is translated from the coding sequence ATGGAGAGCTCCGAAAAATCCGGACGTGGAAAAAACCCTTGCACTAGAGGAATTTTCCCTCCACCGTTCAGGGAAAGTAGAACAACTAAGAAGGCAAGGTTTCGTGATGAGGAGGTTGCTGATGATACCCCTGTACATGTTTCGTATAAGGAAACCCTTGTAAACTCGTCGCGAGCAATGGAGACGGGTTATGATGGCGGCGCAGGGGACTGGGAGTTTGAGGAAGGGGACGTGACGGAAAATAAAGATGGACCTATGCCCTCCATAACCTTCTCGGATATGGTTCATGAGAAGTTATGTGAACCATGGCAGAACTCAGTTATAGTGAAGCTGCTGGGTCGCACGATCGGTTATAGAACACTTTGTACGAGACTGAATGCCATGTGGAAGACAACAATGACTTACTCGGTGATTGACCTAGAAAACAATTATTTCCTGGTTCGCTTTCGTTCGGCTACTGATGCTGTCGATGCCCTAACAAAAGGTCCGTGGATTATTATGGGGCATTATCTCACGGTGCAACCATGGACGCTGTCTTTTGATGCCAAGACAACGGATATTGAGCAAGTTAATGTATGGATCTGTCTTCCTAAACTCGCTGTTCATCTATACAACCGGAAAGTACTCCAGAAACTTGGAGAATTGGTGGGTAcagtgatgaaaattgattcGAACACAGCATCCTCAGCGCGTGGAAGATTTGCACGAATTGCAGTTCGTCTCTCCCTGGCCAAGCCTCTGGTTTCTCAGTTTGTGTTGGATGGGAAGGTTCAAAAGGTAGAGTATGAGGGATTACCAGTGATTTGCTTCACATGTGGAAGATACGGCTATAGTAGTAGCAGTTGCAAGGGATTGAATTCAGCAACCAATTCTGGAGAAGGGGTTCAACCTCAACCTAATACGCAGCCCCAGGGGAACACTGTCCAACCAGATGATCACGGTAATATTGATAGTAATGCCGAGTCCTTTGGACCTTGGATGATAGCCACGAGAAAGGGTAGAAAATTTAATAGTGGCAAGGACATTAACAATGGCTTGACTAAGAACCGAGAGAATACAGGGGCTGGTGTTTCCAGATTCCAAATTCTTGAGCAGGTCACGGATGACCGTGAGCACCCCACACATGCCGCTGTGATAGACAATCCATCCACTTCTCACCAACCAAACACGGCCAACCCTTACCCGATATTTACTGCCAATCACGAGGATAGAACTAAAACTCCGGCTAGACGTAAGCAGCACACCACAGCCGTTACTGCCAAACCCCAAAAGAAGACACCAGCTTCCTCTTTGAACCCAATCCGAAACCCTTTTCAGCAGACCACTTTCACtttaagagaagaaaatacaaactaTTTGCCCCATGCAAACCCTAGGACCGAATCATGTCTTAACCCTCAGCTCAACCCCAGCCACCAATAA